The proteins below are encoded in one region of Segatella copri:
- the yihA gene encoding ribosome biogenesis GTP-binding protein YihA/YsxC: protein MEIKKSEFTISAPRVSMCPKDTKAEYAFIGRSNVGKSSLINMLCNHKGLAKTSATPGKTLLINHFIINNEWYLVDLPGYGFAKRSKTVQKQLEQMISSYILQRQQLANVFVLIDVRHDQQKIDREFVDWLGESGVPFCIVFTKADKLGPVKARMNAEKWMHALEDRWEALPPYFITSSEKKMGRDEVLDYIDEINKSLAGE, encoded by the coding sequence ATGGAAATTAAGAAATCAGAATTTACAATATCGGCTCCACGAGTGAGCATGTGTCCGAAAGATACGAAGGCTGAATATGCTTTCATTGGCAGAAGTAATGTGGGAAAATCGAGCCTCATCAATATGCTCTGCAACCACAAGGGTTTGGCTAAGACTTCAGCCACACCGGGTAAGACGCTGCTTATCAACCACTTCATTATCAACAACGAATGGTATCTGGTTGACCTTCCTGGCTATGGTTTCGCCAAGCGTTCGAAGACCGTACAGAAGCAGCTGGAACAAATGATAAGCAGTTATATTCTGCAGCGCCAGCAGTTGGCTAATGTCTTTGTGCTCATCGACGTGCGCCACGACCAGCAGAAGATAGACCGCGAGTTTGTAGACTGGCTGGGCGAGAGCGGCGTTCCTTTCTGCATCGTCTTTACCAAGGCCGACAAGTTGGGTCCGGTCAAGGCTCGCATGAATGCGGAGAAATGGATGCATGCGCTGGAAGACCGCTGGGAAGCACTTCCACCTTATTTCATTACCAGTAGTGAAAAGAAGATGGGACGCGACGAGGTGCTCGACTATATTGACGAAATCAACAAATCGCTCGCCGGAGAATAA
- the recN gene encoding DNA repair protein RecN, translating into MLKQLYIKNFTLIDELDIPLYPGFSVITGETGAGKSIILGAIGLLLGNRADSKAIKAGRDRCVIEAHFDLSKYGMQDFFDANDIDYDAEDTIIRRELTAAGKSRAFINDTPVPLSKMRELGEQLVDIHSQHQNLLLQKEDFQLSVVDIIAHDEKQKKAYLAEYKNYKKAKQQLEDLKAEIAKNRENEEFMRFQFKELDDANLQEGELEQLEQEAETLSHSEDIKTALYEADNALSGEDGSILDKLKNAAQQIDNIKEVYPDVKEVAERMQSSYIELKDIAQEISGSVDNIEFDPNRLETINSRLDHLYSLQQKFHVENVEELIATRERINEQLQHIDNGDEDIEELEKQVALLLVKAEKLAGELTAIRTKSARKIEEEMKKRLIPLGIPNVRFEISFSAKPLSSDGVDKVNFLFSANKSTLLQPVSQVASGGEIARVMLSLKAMISGAVKLPTIIFDEIDTGVSGKIAEKMAEIMTEMGNLNRQVISITHLPQIASMGTHHYKVLKEETEEGTLSHMKELNEQQRIEEIAQMLSGSDITPAALANAKELLNKHKQHK; encoded by the coding sequence ATGCTCAAGCAATTATACATCAAGAATTTCACGTTGATTGACGAGTTGGACATTCCTCTTTATCCAGGATTCTCAGTCATCACGGGCGAGACGGGTGCCGGAAAGAGCATCATTCTCGGAGCCATCGGACTGCTCCTGGGCAATCGTGCAGACAGCAAGGCCATCAAGGCAGGAAGAGACCGATGCGTGATTGAAGCACACTTCGACCTGTCAAAATACGGAATGCAGGATTTCTTCGATGCTAACGATATTGATTATGATGCAGAAGACACCATCATCCGCCGCGAACTGACTGCTGCCGGAAAGAGCCGTGCCTTCATCAACGACACGCCCGTCCCCCTGAGCAAGATGAGAGAACTGGGCGAACAGCTCGTCGATATTCATTCGCAGCACCAGAACCTCCTGCTGCAGAAGGAAGACTTCCAGCTCAGCGTGGTCGACATTATTGCCCACGATGAAAAGCAGAAGAAGGCTTATCTTGCCGAATACAAGAACTATAAAAAGGCTAAGCAACAGCTGGAAGACCTGAAAGCGGAAATCGCAAAGAACAGGGAGAACGAGGAATTCATGCGATTCCAGTTTAAGGAACTGGATGACGCTAACCTGCAGGAAGGCGAACTTGAGCAACTGGAACAGGAAGCAGAAACCCTGAGCCATTCTGAAGACATCAAGACTGCTCTCTATGAAGCAGATAATGCACTCTCGGGCGAAGACGGCAGTATTCTCGACAAACTGAAGAATGCAGCCCAGCAGATTGACAACATCAAGGAGGTTTATCCGGATGTGAAAGAGGTGGCTGAGCGAATGCAGAGCAGCTATATAGAACTCAAGGATATTGCCCAGGAAATAAGCGGAAGCGTTGACAATATAGAGTTCGACCCGAACCGGCTTGAAACCATCAATTCCCGGCTTGACCACCTCTACTCGCTCCAGCAGAAATTCCATGTGGAAAATGTAGAGGAACTCATCGCCACTCGCGAGCGAATCAACGAACAGCTACAGCACATTGATAATGGAGATGAAGACATAGAAGAGCTGGAAAAGCAAGTTGCCCTTCTGCTTGTTAAGGCTGAAAAGCTGGCTGGTGAACTGACTGCCATCCGAACAAAATCGGCTAGAAAGATAGAAGAAGAAATGAAGAAACGTCTCATTCCTCTGGGAATTCCAAATGTCCGCTTCGAAATTTCATTCTCCGCCAAGCCGCTCAGTTCTGATGGTGTTGACAAGGTCAATTTCCTGTTCAGCGCCAACAAGAGCACGCTTCTCCAGCCGGTGAGTCAGGTTGCTTCCGGTGGAGAAATCGCCCGCGTCATGCTTTCTCTGAAGGCTATGATCAGCGGCGCCGTAAAACTGCCAACCATCATCTTTGATGAAATCGACACGGGAGTAAGCGGTAAGATTGCAGAAAAGATGGCGGAAATCATGACAGAGATGGGCAATTTGAACCGTCAGGTTATTTCCATCACCCACCTGCCGCAGATTGCTTCCATGGGAACCCATCATTACAAGGTTCTGAAAGAAGAAACCGAAGAGGGAACTCTTTCTCACATGAAGGAACTCAACGAGCAGCAGCGTATAGAAGAAATCGCCCAGATGCTCAGCGGAAGCGACATTACGCCTGCTGCCCTGGCAAATGCTAAGGAGTTGCTCAATAAACACAAGCAACACAAATAA
- a CDS encoding DUF4835 family protein, with protein sequence MRRNRKLKWLVTLSTSWLISCSPITSAAQELQAKITINHAQIQGTENRIFDNLQQTLEQFVNDRQWTNLQFRKNERIVCNFNITVSKYDKDQNIFTCKALIQANRPVYNSAYTSTLYNNVDENFTFKFAEFDQLEFTEERIDNQLTALLAYYAYLIIGLDLDSFAPKGGEDILQRCMNLTNNAQNLDFPGWKAFSDNRNRFAIISDYLDGAMEPFRMLQYNYYRKGLDEMANNVERGRTEITNTLLQDLKKARTDRPLSLLPQIWTDYKKDELANIYQKHGTQKEKESIYELLFSINPSQNSYWDKIKE encoded by the coding sequence ATGAGAAGAAACCGAAAACTGAAGTGGCTCGTGACATTATCAACGAGCTGGCTCATCTCTTGTAGCCCCATCACATCAGCCGCTCAGGAGTTACAGGCTAAGATTACCATCAACCATGCCCAGATTCAGGGCACGGAAAACCGGATATTCGATAATCTGCAGCAAACTCTTGAGCAGTTTGTGAACGACAGGCAATGGACGAATCTTCAATTCAGGAAGAACGAGCGCATCGTGTGCAACTTCAATATCACGGTAAGCAAGTATGATAAAGACCAGAATATCTTTACCTGCAAGGCGCTCATCCAGGCCAACCGTCCCGTCTACAATTCAGCCTATACGTCCACCTTATATAATAATGTGGATGAAAACTTCACGTTCAAGTTTGCCGAGTTCGACCAGCTGGAGTTTACCGAAGAGCGGATTGACAACCAGCTAACGGCTCTGCTCGCCTACTATGCTTACCTCATCATCGGTTTAGATCTTGACAGTTTTGCGCCTAAAGGTGGTGAAGACATTCTGCAACGTTGCATGAACCTCACCAACAACGCCCAGAATCTTGATTTTCCGGGCTGGAAAGCGTTTAGTGACAACAGAAACCGGTTCGCCATCATTTCCGATTATCTCGACGGAGCCATGGAGCCTTTCAGAATGCTGCAATACAACTATTACAGAAAAGGGCTCGATGAAATGGCGAATAATGTGGAACGAGGCAGAACTGAAATCACCAACACCCTGCTCCAGGATCTGAAGAAGGCACGTACAGACAGACCGCTCAGTCTGCTGCCACAAATCTGGACCGACTATAAGAAGGACGAGCTTGCTAACATCTATCAGAAACATGGCACTCAGAAAGAGAAAGAAAGCATTTATGAGCTGCTCTTCTCCATTAATCCTTCTCAAAACTCATATTGGGACAAAATCAAGGAATAA
- a CDS encoding tetratricopeptide repeat protein — protein MKKINMIMMGLMLGASSLYAQPGSVQKLAKSVFTLTTFNQKGDIIASTQGVFIDNKGTAISTFKPFVGAVKASVVDASGKSIPVEAIMGADELYDVAKFRINASTVAAPIATKESAAGDKVWLVPYSIKKPAYQQEDISSVEKFKTTYNYYIFSNSAPENAVGCPFANKNGQVIGLMHSNGQVTAIDANYAKQLKVTGLSSLDAALRETTIRTALPDTENEAMTMMTLKKGQTTADEYAKYSDEFISKFPTSAFGYKEKAAYLTDKAEYDAAAKLMEEGIKKSAAKDEAHSNYADLIYQKIIYKGDSVYKDWTLDKAIAEAQKAYEIKAQPIYRHQEAQINFVKGEYQKAYDTFMDLTNTSLLSGELYFEAAQAKKNLKAPAKEIEVLLDSAVSVGNKIGMVANYYLARGEFLKEQGEFRRAIQDYNMYDSIARPVSPAFFYTRYQCETKLRMWQPALLDIARTCYLAPKEPTYFAEWASLDLRVKRYDEGISAATHCIELAPEYADGYLLLGLLQKEKGNKEEAIKNLKKAQELGDSRAGEYLKKVK, from the coding sequence ATGAAAAAAATAAATATGATCATGATGGGACTGATGCTCGGAGCATCGTCCCTCTATGCCCAGCCGGGTTCGGTCCAGAAACTGGCTAAGAGCGTTTTCACCTTGACTACTTTCAATCAGAAAGGCGACATTATCGCCTCTACCCAAGGTGTTTTTATCGACAACAAGGGAACGGCTATCAGCACCTTCAAGCCATTTGTCGGAGCTGTAAAGGCTAGCGTTGTTGACGCTTCCGGAAAATCGATTCCTGTTGAGGCCATCATGGGAGCCGACGAACTCTACGATGTGGCTAAATTCCGCATCAACGCCTCTACAGTTGCTGCCCCTATTGCAACCAAGGAATCGGCTGCTGGCGACAAGGTCTGGCTGGTTCCATATTCTATCAAGAAGCCGGCTTACCAGCAGGAGGACATCAGCAGCGTAGAGAAGTTCAAGACTACGTACAACTATTACATCTTCTCGAATAGTGCTCCCGAAAATGCAGTAGGTTGTCCGTTTGCCAACAAGAACGGTCAGGTCATCGGTCTGATGCACAGCAATGGTCAGGTTACGGCCATCGACGCCAACTACGCCAAGCAGCTGAAGGTAACCGGTCTTTCGAGTCTTGATGCAGCACTTCGCGAAACCACCATCCGTACAGCTCTTCCTGATACAGAGAACGAAGCGATGACGATGATGACTCTGAAGAAAGGCCAGACTACAGCTGATGAGTATGCGAAATATAGCGATGAGTTTATCAGCAAATTTCCTACTTCAGCCTTCGGTTACAAGGAGAAAGCCGCTTATCTGACGGATAAGGCCGAATATGATGCAGCTGCCAAACTGATGGAAGAAGGCATTAAGAAATCGGCTGCCAAGGATGAGGCTCATTCCAACTATGCCGACCTGATTTATCAGAAGATTATTTACAAGGGCGATTCTGTTTATAAGGACTGGACGCTTGATAAGGCCATAGCTGAGGCTCAAAAGGCATACGAAATCAAGGCTCAGCCTATTTACCGCCATCAGGAAGCGCAGATTAATTTTGTAAAGGGTGAGTATCAGAAAGCTTACGATACTTTCATGGATTTGACCAATACTTCACTTCTCAGCGGCGAACTCTATTTTGAGGCTGCCCAGGCTAAGAAGAATCTCAAGGCTCCAGCCAAGGAGATTGAGGTTTTGCTCGATAGTGCGGTAAGCGTTGGAAACAAGATCGGAATGGTTGCGAATTATTATCTGGCACGTGGAGAATTTCTGAAGGAGCAGGGTGAATTCCGCCGCGCTATTCAGGATTATAATATGTACGATTCCATTGCCCGTCCTGTTTCGCCAGCCTTCTTCTACACCCGTTACCAATGCGAAACCAAGTTACGCATGTGGCAGCCAGCCCTGCTTGATATTGCCCGCACCTGTTACCTGGCTCCTAAAGAGCCTACTTATTTTGCAGAATGGGCAAGTCTCGACTTGCGTGTAAAGCGTTATGATGAAGGAATCAGCGCAGCCACCCATTGCATAGAGTTGGCTCCTGAATATGCTGACGGCTACCTTCTCTTAGGACTGCTCCAGAAGGAGAAAGGAAATAAGGAAGAGGCCATCAAGAACCTGAAGAAAGCCCAGGAACTCGGCGATTCCCGCGCTGGAGAATATCTCAAGAAAGTGAAGTAA
- a CDS encoding Gfo/Idh/MocA family protein produces the protein MKQINWGFIGCGEVTEKKSGPAFNEVEGSQVVAVMSRSENKARSYAERHHVRKWYTDASELIEDPDVNAVYIATPPSSHAIFAIMAMRAGKPCYIEKPLAASYNDCIRINRISEQTGVPCFVAYYRRYLPYFQKVKEIIESGTIGNVVNVQVRFSVPPRDLDFQSGKEMPWRLQPDIAGGGYFYDLAPHQIDLLQNLFGVITRAHGYPANRAHLYQAEDTLSACFFFESGIPGSGSWCFVGHESAKEDCIEVIGEKGSLSFSVFTYQPIEVITSEGKNLITVPNPPYVQLPLIKSVIQHLQGIGKCDCTSVSATAVNWVLDRVLWKN, from the coding sequence ATGAAACAGATTAATTGGGGATTTATCGGCTGCGGAGAAGTAACCGAAAAGAAAAGCGGACCGGCTTTCAACGAAGTGGAGGGTTCGCAGGTGGTGGCTGTGATGAGCCGAAGCGAGAACAAGGCACGCAGCTATGCTGAGCGCCATCATGTGCGCAAATGGTACACGGATGCATCGGAATTGATAGAAGACCCCGATGTGAATGCTGTTTACATCGCCACGCCACCTTCTTCTCACGCCATCTTTGCCATCATGGCGATGCGTGCGGGCAAACCCTGCTATATAGAGAAACCGCTGGCAGCGAGCTACAACGACTGCATCCGCATCAACCGCATCAGCGAGCAGACGGGTGTTCCCTGCTTCGTAGCTTACTATCGCCGTTATCTTCCTTACTTCCAGAAGGTGAAGGAGATTATCGAGAGCGGAACCATCGGTAACGTGGTGAATGTTCAGGTGCGCTTCTCGGTTCCTCCGCGCGATCTCGACTTTCAGAGCGGCAAGGAAATGCCTTGGCGACTGCAGCCGGATATTGCGGGCGGCGGCTATTTCTACGACCTGGCTCCTCATCAGATAGATTTGCTCCAGAATCTGTTTGGTGTGATTACCCGTGCGCACGGCTATCCTGCCAACAGAGCGCATCTTTATCAGGCTGAAGATACGCTCTCGGCGTGCTTCTTCTTTGAGAGTGGAATTCCGGGCAGCGGAAGCTGGTGCTTCGTGGGACATGAGAGTGCGAAGGAAGACTGCATCGAGGTGATTGGCGAGAAAGGTTCGCTCTCATTCTCGGTGTTCACTTACCAGCCGATAGAAGTGATTACGAGCGAAGGAAAGAACTTGATTACGGTTCCGAATCCGCCTTATGTGCAGCTGCCGCTCATCAAGAGTGTGATTCAGCATCTGCAGGGAATAGGAAAATGCGACTGCACCAGCGTTTCGGCTACGGCTGTCAACTGGGTGCTGGACCGAGTATTGTGGAAGAACTGA
- the coaBC gene encoding bifunctional phosphopantothenoylcysteine decarboxylase/phosphopantothenate--cysteine ligase CoaBC, whose amino-acid sequence MLKGKKIVLGITGSIAAYKSCLIIRGLIKRGAEVQVVITPAGKEFITPITLSALTHKPVVSEFFSQRDGTWNSHVDLGLWADAMLIAPCTASTMGKMAHGIADNMLITTYLSMKAPVFIAPAMDLDMYKHPSTQANMKTLLGYGNHIIEPEVGFLASGLEGKGRMEEPDIIVECLDRFFDEQAQQNAKTDEAASENCKEKESDKLDLKGKKIMITAGPTYEKIDPVRFIGNYSSGKMGFALAEECCRRGAEVTLVAGPVSLSCSEAIHRIDVESCEEMYQAATKAFASTDVAILCAAVADFKPSEIADRKIKREKDDLELRLVPTHDIAAALGKMKQKHQRIVAFALETNDEEANAQKKRKKKNADFIVLNSTRNPGTTFRTDDNQITIISEEGKKEYEKKPKTEVARDIINELAHLL is encoded by the coding sequence GGCATTACGGGCTCTATTGCAGCCTACAAGTCTTGCCTCATCATACGAGGTCTCATCAAGCGCGGAGCCGAAGTGCAGGTGGTCATTACGCCTGCAGGAAAGGAGTTCATCACTCCCATCACCCTTTCGGCTCTTACGCATAAGCCTGTGGTAAGCGAATTCTTCTCGCAGCGCGATGGAACCTGGAATTCGCACGTAGACTTAGGTCTGTGGGCCGACGCCATGCTCATCGCTCCTTGCACAGCCTCTACCATGGGAAAGATGGCTCACGGAATTGCTGACAACATGCTCATCACAACCTATCTGTCGATGAAAGCGCCTGTTTTCATCGCTCCAGCCATGGACCTCGACATGTATAAGCATCCTTCTACCCAAGCCAACATGAAAACACTTCTGGGCTATGGAAATCACATCATAGAACCCGAAGTGGGATTCCTGGCAAGCGGACTGGAAGGAAAGGGACGCATGGAAGAACCTGATATTATCGTAGAATGCCTTGACAGATTCTTCGATGAACAGGCTCAGCAGAATGCGAAGACCGATGAAGCTGCATCAGAAAACTGCAAGGAAAAAGAAAGCGATAAGCTCGATTTGAAAGGCAAGAAGATCATGATTACAGCCGGACCAACTTACGAAAAGATTGACCCGGTACGTTTCATCGGCAATTATTCTTCCGGCAAAATGGGCTTTGCCCTTGCTGAAGAGTGCTGCCGTCGTGGTGCTGAGGTTACGCTGGTTGCAGGTCCGGTTTCGCTCAGCTGTTCCGAAGCCATTCATCGCATCGATGTAGAAAGTTGCGAGGAAATGTATCAGGCTGCCACTAAAGCTTTTGCCTCAACCGATGTAGCCATTCTCTGTGCTGCTGTTGCTGATTTCAAGCCAAGCGAGATTGCTGACAGGAAAATCAAGCGCGAGAAAGATGATCTGGAACTCCGCCTCGTCCCTACTCACGATATTGCTGCAGCCCTTGGCAAGATGAAACAAAAACATCAGAGAATTGTGGCTTTCGCCCTGGAAACCAACGATGAAGAGGCTAATGCACAGAAAAAACGCAAAAAGAAAAATGCCGATTTCATCGTGCTTAACTCTACTCGCAATCCGGGAACCACATTCCGTACGGATGACAACCAGATAACGATTATTTCTGAAGAGGGTAAGAAAGAATATGAGAAGAAACCGAAAACTGAAGTGGCTCGTGACATTATCAACGAGCTGGCTCATCTCTTGTAG
- a CDS encoding N-acetylmuramoyl-L-alanine amidase-like domain-containing protein: MKIFTKMAAVVLAVVLAVPGEARGNVVYQRQDSLRIVGLLQQARAMKKKPASWMLWFGKQMAGVPYVGGTLDRTKEEVLIVNTRELDCTTYVEMVTALTLCAKKNETSFSAFCEHLRNVRYVGGEVSYVKRQHYFTIWMDANEREGIVKNIAPNPPFSAVQTVNINWMSTHVSSYKMLKAHPEWKSGIRKLEQSVNGKRYRYVPKGKIANTAVFRNAIHDGDIIAIITNKKGLDTTHIGIASWHKDGLHLLNASSIHKKVIDEPMTLYTYMHKHPVQIGIRVCRVQ; the protein is encoded by the coding sequence ATGAAAATATTTACGAAAATGGCAGCTGTCGTGCTGGCTGTCGTGCTGGCTGTTCCGGGAGAAGCCAGGGGGAATGTGGTTTATCAGCGGCAGGACAGTCTGCGGATTGTAGGACTGCTGCAGCAGGCAAGGGCGATGAAGAAGAAACCAGCCAGTTGGATGCTTTGGTTCGGCAAGCAGATGGCGGGCGTTCCTTATGTGGGCGGCACGCTGGACCGAACGAAGGAAGAGGTGCTCATCGTGAACACCCGTGAGCTGGACTGCACCACATACGTAGAGATGGTAACGGCGCTCACCCTATGCGCCAAGAAGAATGAGACTTCTTTCTCGGCTTTCTGTGAACATCTCCGGAATGTGCGTTATGTGGGCGGAGAGGTTTCCTATGTGAAGCGCCAGCATTATTTCACGATTTGGATGGATGCAAACGAGCGCGAGGGAATCGTGAAGAATATTGCGCCCAATCCTCCTTTCTCGGCCGTTCAGACCGTGAACATCAACTGGATGAGTACGCATGTTTCGAGCTATAAGATGCTTAAGGCTCATCCGGAATGGAAATCGGGAATCAGAAAACTGGAACAGAGTGTGAACGGCAAGCGTTACCGTTATGTTCCGAAGGGCAAGATTGCCAACACGGCAGTTTTCCGCAACGCTATTCATGATGGTGACATTATCGCCATCATTACCAACAAAAAGGGTCTCGACACAACCCACATCGGTATTGCCTCCTGGCACAAAGACGGATTGCATCTGCTCAACGCCAGCAGCATTCACAAGAAGGTGATTGATGAACCGATGACACTTTATACTTACATGCATAAACATCCGGTGCAAATAGGAATCAGGGTTTGCAGAGTTCAGTAA
- a CDS encoding DUF4421 domain-containing protein, with the protein MSNSQDSLVKERHRKTFFHQVGDVFTRFFREFNSTDSAYIEDQHYNYTVMLQNTNTYEEYTLRNSEGQSISFSPDPSYRLGPYLGWRWVFLGYTFDLKHINFRNNHTNKKEFDLSLYSSLLGIDLFWRQTGNDYHVQRMNLGEHIDCAPIRKAPFDGFKSSIKGFNLYYIFNHRRFSYPAAYSQSTVQRRSAGSMLLGIGYTEHELEVNWDKLTNLVDEKLNKNLTNGGTPEAKIDSSLMFSKVKYSDVNVTCGYAYNWVFAKNWLFNASLSVGVAYNRSKSDNEREHLDITNFSFKNVNLDGIGRFGIVWNNTHWYAGASTIIHSYNYKKKQFSTNNSFGSLNIYVGVNFGRKRHH; encoded by the coding sequence ATGTCCAATTCCCAGGACAGCCTCGTGAAAGAGCGCCATCGCAAAACCTTCTTCCATCAGGTGGGAGATGTGTTCACCCGGTTCTTCAGAGAATTCAACAGTACGGATTCGGCTTATATAGAAGACCAGCATTACAATTATACGGTGATGCTGCAGAACACCAATACCTACGAGGAATATACGCTCAGAAACAGCGAAGGACAGAGCATTTCCTTCTCGCCTGATCCTTCTTACCGCCTGGGGCCTTATCTGGGCTGGCGATGGGTGTTTCTGGGTTATACGTTCGACCTGAAGCACATTAATTTCAGGAATAACCACACTAATAAAAAGGAGTTTGACCTGAGCCTCTACAGCAGTCTGCTGGGAATAGATCTGTTCTGGCGCCAGACGGGAAATGACTATCATGTTCAGCGGATGAATCTGGGTGAGCACATCGATTGTGCCCCTATCCGCAAGGCTCCTTTCGACGGTTTCAAATCGAGCATCAAGGGATTCAATCTTTATTACATCTTCAACCATCGCCGCTTCTCTTATCCTGCCGCCTATTCGCAGAGTACGGTGCAGCGGAGAAGTGCCGGTTCCATGCTTCTGGGAATCGGTTACACGGAGCATGAACTGGAGGTGAACTGGGATAAACTGACCAATCTTGTAGATGAAAAGCTGAATAAAAATCTGACAAACGGGGGAACTCCGGAAGCCAAGATAGACAGTTCGCTGATGTTCAGCAAGGTGAAATACAGCGATGTGAACGTAACCTGCGGCTATGCTTACAACTGGGTTTTCGCCAAGAACTGGCTCTTCAACGCTTCGCTCTCGGTAGGTGTGGCTTACAACCGCTCGAAATCGGATAATGAAAGGGAACATCTGGACATTACCAACTTCAGTTTCAAGAATGTGAACCTGGATGGAATAGGCCGCTTCGGTATTGTGTGGAACAACACGCATTGGTACGCGGGCGCCAGCACCATCATCCATTCCTACAACTATAAGAAAAAACAGTTTTCTACCAACAATTCGTTTGGCTCACTCAATATTTATGTGGGTGTGAACTTCGGCAGGAAACGTCATCATTAA